Proteins from a genomic interval of Cyclopterus lumpus isolate fCycLum1 chromosome 18, fCycLum1.pri, whole genome shotgun sequence:
- the fgb gene encoding fibrinogen beta chain isoform X1, producing MRTMRTMRTMRTLLCLCLCVSAAWAQGNLDYDEYDTDNKGSSAKNETEKGVVVNARGHRPVTRGGDTYTRQRYAPPPISGGGRYRGRPTPAPVGGQQQQEKEKQPEGGGCTHAAEEMGVLCPTGCELKTMLLKQERNVKTSINELKPQVDDLARSSNTIYDYVNSISSSLRERQRVFTDNNRVVSQFTDSVEDQHDYIKKTVDTVFPSSIRVLQGVLDRIRVKIQKLEKAIQGQREECKEPCKTTCPIPVVSGKECEDIFRRGGKDSQMYFIQPDAFLPPYKVFCDQTTQNGGWVVLQNRLDGSVDFGRRWDEYRRGFGNTAFDVGKGHCETPGEHWLGNDRMSQLTKMGPTEVLIEMEDWTGAKVFAQYRQFTVMAETANYLLAVNGYSGNAGNCLLDGSSELFGENRTMTIHNSMMFSTYDRDNDNWIPGDPSKQCAREDGGGWWYNRCHSANPNGRYYIGGAYTRHMAKHGTDDGLVWMNWKGSWYSLKAMSMKIRPYIAPNPHA from the exons ATGAGGACGATGAGGACGATGAGGACGATGAGGACGCTGCTGTGTCTCTGCCTGTGCGTGTCCGCCGCCTGGGCGCAGGGCAATCTGGATTATGACGAATATGATACG GACAACAAGGGCTCGTCTGCAAAGAATGAAACA GAGAAAGGGGTGGTTGTCAACGCTCGAGGTCACCGCCCAGTAACGAGGGGCGGGGACACCTACACCCGTCAACGCTATGCCCCGCCCCCTATCAGCGGCGGCGGCAG GTACCGCGGCCGGCCCACCCCAGCCCCGGTCggagggcagcagcagcaggagaaggagaagcagccGGAAGGAGGAGGCTGCACGCACGCTGCAGAGGAGATG GGCGTCTTGTGTCCCACTGGCTGCGAGCTGAAGACCATGCTGCTGAAGCAGGAGAGGAACGTGAAGACG aGCATCAATGAACTCAAGCCTCAGGTGGACGACTTGGCCCGCTCCTCCAACACCATCTACGACTACGTCAAcagcatctcctcctctctgagggagaggcagagggtcTTCACCG ACAACAACAGGGTGGTCAGTCAGTTCACCGACAGCGTGGAGGACCAGCACGACTACATCAAGAAGACGGTGGACACCGTCTTCCCCTCCAGCATCAGAGTGCTTCAG GGGGTCCTGGACAGGATCCGGGTGAAGATTCAGAAGCTGGAGAAGGCCATCCAGGGCCAGAGGGAGGAGTGCAAGGAGCCCTGCAAGACCACATGCCCCATACCGGTGGTGTCTG GGAAGGAGTGCGAGGACATCTTCCGTCGTGGAGGAAAAGACTCCCAGATGTACTTCATCCAGCCCGACGCCTTCCTGCCTCCATACAAGGTCTTCTGTGATCAGACCACCCAGAACGGAG GGTGGGTGGTCCTCCAGAACCGGCTCGACGGCAGCGTGGACTTCGGCCGGCGCTGGGACGAGTACCGCCGCGGCTTCGGCAACACCGCCTTCGATGTCGGCAAAGGTCACTGTGAGACTCCGG GTGAGCACTGGCTGGGCAACGATCGCATGAGTCAGCTGACCAAGATGGGCCCCACCGAGGTCCTGATTGAGATGGAGGACTGGACCGGAGCCAAG GTCTTCGCCCAGTACCGCCAGTTCACCGTCATGGCGGAGACGGCCAACTACCTGCTGGCGGTCAACGGCTACTCCGGCAACGCCGGCAACTGCCTCCTGGACGGGTCCTCGGAACTGTTCGGGGAAAACCGCACGATGACCATCCACAACAGCATGATGTTCAGCACCTACGACCGCGACAACGACAACTG GATCCCCGGGGATCCCTCCAAGCAGTGCGCCAGGGAGGACGGCGGCGGCTGGTGGTACAACCGCTGCCACTCGGCCAATCCCAACGGCCGCTACTACATCGGCGGCGCCTACACGCGGCACATGGCCAAGCACGGCACCGACGACGGCCTGGTGTGGATGAACTGGAAGGGGAGCTGGTACTCGCTCAAGGCCATGAGCATGAAGATCCGGCCGTACATCGCCCCCAACCCGCACGCCTAG
- the fgb gene encoding fibrinogen beta chain isoform X2: MRTMRTMRTMRTLLCLCLCVSAAWAQGNLDYDEYDTDNKGSSAKNETKGVVVNARGHRPVTRGGDTYTRQRYAPPPISGGGRYRGRPTPAPVGGQQQQEKEKQPEGGGCTHAAEEMGVLCPTGCELKTMLLKQERNVKTSINELKPQVDDLARSSNTIYDYVNSISSSLRERQRVFTDNNRVVSQFTDSVEDQHDYIKKTVDTVFPSSIRVLQGVLDRIRVKIQKLEKAIQGQREECKEPCKTTCPIPVVSGKECEDIFRRGGKDSQMYFIQPDAFLPPYKVFCDQTTQNGGWVVLQNRLDGSVDFGRRWDEYRRGFGNTAFDVGKGHCETPGEHWLGNDRMSQLTKMGPTEVLIEMEDWTGAKVFAQYRQFTVMAETANYLLAVNGYSGNAGNCLLDGSSELFGENRTMTIHNSMMFSTYDRDNDNWIPGDPSKQCAREDGGGWWYNRCHSANPNGRYYIGGAYTRHMAKHGTDDGLVWMNWKGSWYSLKAMSMKIRPYIAPNPHA, encoded by the exons ATGAGGACGATGAGGACGATGAGGACGATGAGGACGCTGCTGTGTCTCTGCCTGTGCGTGTCCGCCGCCTGGGCGCAGGGCAATCTGGATTATGACGAATATGATACG GACAACAAGGGCTCGTCTGCAAAGAATGAAACA AAAGGGGTGGTTGTCAACGCTCGAGGTCACCGCCCAGTAACGAGGGGCGGGGACACCTACACCCGTCAACGCTATGCCCCGCCCCCTATCAGCGGCGGCGGCAG GTACCGCGGCCGGCCCACCCCAGCCCCGGTCggagggcagcagcagcaggagaaggagaagcagccGGAAGGAGGAGGCTGCACGCACGCTGCAGAGGAGATG GGCGTCTTGTGTCCCACTGGCTGCGAGCTGAAGACCATGCTGCTGAAGCAGGAGAGGAACGTGAAGACG aGCATCAATGAACTCAAGCCTCAGGTGGACGACTTGGCCCGCTCCTCCAACACCATCTACGACTACGTCAAcagcatctcctcctctctgagggagaggcagagggtcTTCACCG ACAACAACAGGGTGGTCAGTCAGTTCACCGACAGCGTGGAGGACCAGCACGACTACATCAAGAAGACGGTGGACACCGTCTTCCCCTCCAGCATCAGAGTGCTTCAG GGGGTCCTGGACAGGATCCGGGTGAAGATTCAGAAGCTGGAGAAGGCCATCCAGGGCCAGAGGGAGGAGTGCAAGGAGCCCTGCAAGACCACATGCCCCATACCGGTGGTGTCTG GGAAGGAGTGCGAGGACATCTTCCGTCGTGGAGGAAAAGACTCCCAGATGTACTTCATCCAGCCCGACGCCTTCCTGCCTCCATACAAGGTCTTCTGTGATCAGACCACCCAGAACGGAG GGTGGGTGGTCCTCCAGAACCGGCTCGACGGCAGCGTGGACTTCGGCCGGCGCTGGGACGAGTACCGCCGCGGCTTCGGCAACACCGCCTTCGATGTCGGCAAAGGTCACTGTGAGACTCCGG GTGAGCACTGGCTGGGCAACGATCGCATGAGTCAGCTGACCAAGATGGGCCCCACCGAGGTCCTGATTGAGATGGAGGACTGGACCGGAGCCAAG GTCTTCGCCCAGTACCGCCAGTTCACCGTCATGGCGGAGACGGCCAACTACCTGCTGGCGGTCAACGGCTACTCCGGCAACGCCGGCAACTGCCTCCTGGACGGGTCCTCGGAACTGTTCGGGGAAAACCGCACGATGACCATCCACAACAGCATGATGTTCAGCACCTACGACCGCGACAACGACAACTG GATCCCCGGGGATCCCTCCAAGCAGTGCGCCAGGGAGGACGGCGGCGGCTGGTGGTACAACCGCTGCCACTCGGCCAATCCCAACGGCCGCTACTACATCGGCGGCGCCTACACGCGGCACATGGCCAAGCACGGCACCGACGACGGCCTGGTGTGGATGAACTGGAAGGGGAGCTGGTACTCGCTCAAGGCCATGAGCATGAAGATCCGGCCGTACATCGCCCCCAACCCGCACGCCTAG
- the LOC117747600 gene encoding lectin-like — translation MKTWTEAEGYCLFEDANLATVHCPEENHFLQALTRGNTHDFPVTWIGGYDAIYMNNWMWTDGSKFDYENWAVDYEPKRTQSCLKMNYGYQKKWINGHCNDTLPFICAKMM, via the exons ATGAAGACGTGGACGGAGGCCGAG GGCTACTGCCTGTTCGAGGACGCCAACCTGGCGACCGTCCACTGTCCCGAGGAGAACCACTTCCTCCAGGCTCTGACCAGAGGGAACACCCACGACTTCCCCGTGACCTGGATCGGGGGCTACGACGCCATTTAT ATGAATAACTGGATGTGGACCGACGGCTCCAAGTTCGACTATGAAAACTGGGCCGTGGACTACGAGCCGAAGAGGACGCAGAGCTGCCTGAAGATGAATTATGGAT ATCAGAAGAAGTGGATCAACGGCCACTGCAACGACACGCTGCCCTTCATCTGTGCCAAGATGATGTGA